In one Oscillospiraceae bacterium genomic region, the following are encoded:
- the leuB gene encoding 3-isopropylmalate dehydrogenase, translating to MNYKIALIKGDGIGPEVVNEAVGVLDAVGEKFGHSFQYVDVLLGGCATDAVGKSYPDGTAETCRACDAVLLGAVGGPKWGSDKPAEQRPETALLAIRKDLGLYANLRPATLRPAMADACPLKKETAQKGIDLMMVRELTGGIYFGKRDRYDTEDRGVECTDLMAYSEKEIERIGRRAFELARLRRKKVSSVDKANVLETSRLWRTVMHRLAAEYPDVAYEDVLVDNCAMQLVKDPGQFDVVVTENMFGDILSDEASMVTGSIGLLPSASIGDSAPGLYEPIHGSAPDIAGQDKANPIATILSVAMMMRYSFHLPAEAEAIEGAVDAVLADGWRTPDIAEPGVAPIGTREMGRLIREKI from the coding sequence ATGAACTACAAAATCGCGCTGATCAAAGGCGACGGCATCGGCCCCGAGGTGGTAAACGAGGCCGTGGGCGTGCTGGACGCGGTGGGGGAGAAGTTCGGCCACAGCTTTCAGTATGTAGACGTGCTGCTGGGCGGCTGTGCCACCGACGCGGTGGGCAAGTCCTACCCCGACGGCACCGCCGAGACCTGCAGGGCCTGCGACGCTGTGCTGCTGGGCGCCGTGGGCGGGCCCAAGTGGGGCTCCGACAAGCCCGCCGAGCAGCGGCCGGAGACCGCGCTGCTGGCCATCCGCAAGGATTTGGGGCTGTACGCCAACCTCCGGCCCGCCACCCTGCGCCCCGCCATGGCGGACGCCTGCCCCCTGAAAAAGGAGACCGCCCAAAAGGGCATCGACCTGATGATGGTGCGGGAGCTCACCGGCGGCATCTACTTCGGCAAGCGGGACCGCTACGACACCGAGGACAGGGGGGTGGAGTGCACCGACCTGATGGCCTATTCCGAAAAAGAGATCGAGCGCATCGGGAGAAGGGCCTTTGAGCTGGCCCGCCTGCGCCGCAAGAAGGTGTCCAGCGTGGATAAGGCCAACGTGCTGGAGACCTCCCGCCTGTGGCGCACGGTCATGCACCGCCTGGCGGCGGAGTACCCCGACGTGGCCTACGAGGACGTGCTGGTGGACAACTGCGCCATGCAGCTTGTGAAGGATCCCGGCCAGTTTGATGTGGTGGTCACCGAGAATATGTTCGGCGACATCCTCTCCGACGAGGCCAGCATGGTCACCGGGTCCATCGGCCTGCTGCCCTCGGCCTCCATCGGGGACAGCGCCCCCGGCCTCTACGAGCCCATCCACGGCTCCGCCCCCGACATCGCGGGGCAGGACAAGGCCAACCCCATCGCCACCATCCTGTCCGTGGCGATGATGATGCGCTACTCCTTCCACCTGCCGGCGGAGGCGGAGGCCATTGAGGGCGCCGTGGACGCAGTGCTGGCCGACGGCTGGCGCACCCCCGACATCGCGGAGCCGGGGGTGGCCCCCATCGGCACCCGGGAAATGGGGCGGCTCATCCGCGAAAAAATCTGA